In one window of Primulina tabacum isolate GXHZ01 chromosome 8, ASM2559414v2, whole genome shotgun sequence DNA:
- the LOC142554077 gene encoding ATP-dependent Clp protease proteolytic subunit-related protein 1, chloroplastic, whose amino-acid sequence MAASSSVLMSPISSTAIENRDLFSNCAASFLRNSKVVFAAKPRRAASRRCGFMSPVAQKSYDHIPKQFRQENIKDGLMENYKNTPQYLYGLTTSQMDMFMTEDSPVRRQAEKVTEESISSACNYLNNGGMWSLSGTDERGPSKYSMSVSMYRGGGRGSGRPRTAPPDLPSLLLDARIVYLGMPIVPAVTELIVAQFMWLDYDSPTKPIYLYINSSGTQDEKMETVGSETEAYAIADTMAYCKADVYTVNCGMAYGQAAMLLSLGAKGYRALQPNSSTKLYLPKVSKSSGSVIDMWLKAKELDANTESYLELLAKGIGKPKEELEKDIQRPKYFRAQEAINYGIADKIIDSEDAAFEKRNYDELLAMRRAAAVGPQASPSGFR is encoded by the exons TTCTGCGTAATTCGAAGGTCGTATTCGCTGCCAAGCCAAGAAGGGCCGCCTCGAGGAGATGCGGGTTCATGTCCCCGGTGGCGCAGAAATCGTACGACCACATACCTAAACAGTTCAGACAAGAAAATATCAAGGATGGAT TGATGGAGAATTACAAAAACACACCTCAGTATCTTTATGGCCTCACAACTTCACAGATGGACATGTTCATGACCGAAGATAGTCCTGTCCGCCGGCAGGCTGAAAAAGTCACGGAG GAAAGTATTTCATCAGCCTGCAATTATTTGAATAATGGCGGAATGTGGAGTTTGAGTGGTACTGATGAAAGAGGTCCCTCAAAATACAGCATGTCTGTCAGCATGTACCGTGGAGGTGGTAGAGGATCTGGAAGGCCTAGAACTGCTCCTCCTGACTTGCCTTCGTTACTTTTAGATGCTCGAATTGTGTATCTGGGCATGCCA ATTGTACCTGCTGTTACCGAGCTTATCGTTGCACAGTTTATGTGGTTAGATTATGACAGCCCAACAAAGCCAATTTATCTATACATCAATTCATCAGGAACCCAG GATGAAAAGATGGAAACTGTTGGATCAGAAACTGAGGCCTACGCAATTGCTGACACCATGGCA TACTGTAAAGCAGATGTCTATACCGTAAACTGTGGAATGGCATATGGTCAAGCAGCGATGCTTTTATCTCTTGGAGCAAAAGGATATCGAGCATTACAACCGAATTCATCCA CAAAATTATATCTTCCTAAAGTCAGCAAATCAAGTGGATCCGTCATAGATATGTGGCTTAAG GCCAAAGAGCTAGACGCAAACACAGAATCCTACCTCGAGCTTTTAGCCAAGGGGATTGGAAAGCCAAAAGAAGAACTTGAGAAGGACATCCAACGCCCAAAGTATTTCCGAGCGCAGGAGGCTATCAACTATGGCATTGCTGACAAGATCATCGACTCTGAAGATGCTGCATTTGAGAAACGG AACTATGACGAATTGTTGGCAATGAGAAGAGCAGCCGCGGTTGGTCCTCAGGCATCCCCCTCCGGATTTAGGTAA